One window of the Candidatus Zixiibacteriota bacterium genome contains the following:
- a CDS encoding conserved membrane hypothetical protein (Evidence 4 : Unknown function but conserved in other organisms), with translation MMGYFKSSIINIILRAATMASKFILLLYMARYLTPEDLGSFGLITVTIGIAVYVLGMDFYVYSGRELLKNVNVMTASMLRDQFIFHGTIYIIGLPLLIIPFLGGILPWNLIGWIYLILIMEHISQESYRILITLSRATTANLILFLRSGIWVYAAIIFGLLIPSLNNVQFILISWMVGVACSIAAAVYALRRYAWHNIGKVPIDWTWIKRGASISLPFFIGTIALMGVQYMDRYFIQSYYGEAKVGIYTFYAQLANALQIFMASGVLSLIYPKLIASYQSGDRINYRIMKFKMIKGVLIGGLAIAVILSITVPIIVNLLGRPHYSEFLSLFWILLGSAMTLTVSYIPHYMLYAQHRDKTIVRATLISCVTAIILNFLLVPQFGLYGAGITSLLSSALLLILKAVPIILNSGEINFNKQPVYDKRPITANTEV, from the coding sequence ATGATGGGATATTTTAAAAGTAGCATAATTAATATAATTTTGCGGGCCGCGACGATGGCCAGCAAATTTATTCTGCTCTTATATATGGCCCGGTATCTCACTCCCGAAGATTTGGGAAGTTTTGGCCTAATTACCGTGACCATAGGAATTGCGGTATATGTACTTGGGATGGATTTCTATGTTTACAGCGGTCGTGAATTACTTAAAAACGTCAATGTAATGACGGCCTCAATGTTGCGCGACCAATTTATTTTTCATGGTACAATATATATTATTGGGCTGCCTCTGCTGATCATCCCTTTTCTGGGAGGGATTCTTCCTTGGAACCTTATCGGTTGGATATATCTGATCCTAATAATGGAACACATTTCGCAAGAGTCATATCGCATTTTGATAACTCTTTCGCGCGCAACTACCGCCAATTTGATTCTATTTCTGAGAAGCGGTATTTGGGTCTACGCGGCCATTATTTTTGGATTATTGATTCCTTCGTTAAACAATGTGCAATTTATTCTGATTAGTTGGATGGTTGGAGTTGCCTGCAGTATCGCCGCTGCCGTTTATGCTTTGCGCAGATATGCATGGCACAATATCGGCAAAGTTCCTATAGACTGGACGTGGATAAAGCGTGGCGCGAGTATTTCGCTTCCTTTTTTCATAGGGACAATTGCGTTGATGGGTGTTCAATATATGGACAGATATTTTATTCAGTCCTATTATGGCGAGGCAAAAGTCGGCATATATACTTTTTATGCCCAACTGGCAAATGCTCTTCAAATTTTTATGGCCAGCGGTGTCCTGAGTCTTATTTATCCGAAACTCATTGCCTCGTATCAATCCGGTGATCGCATTAATTATAGGATCATGAAATTTAAAATGATAAAGGGTGTCCTTATCGGCGGTCTTGCAATTGCCGTGATATTGTCAATAACCGTCCCAATTATAGTGAATTTATTGGGTCGGCCGCATTATTCCGAATTTCTCTCTTTATTTTGGATATTGCTCGGGAGTGCCATGACACTGACCGTTTCATATATCCCTCATTATATGCTATATGCTCAGCATCGCGATAAAACGATTGTCCGGGCGACTCTCATCTCTTGCGTAACCGCGATTATTCTCAATTTCCTGCTGGTCCCGCAATTTGGATTATATGGAGCCGGAATAACATCGCTGCTGTCATCCGCTTTATTGCTGATATTGAAAGCCGTCCCGATTATTCTAAATTCGGGAGAGATTAATTTTAATAAACAACCTGTGTATGACAAGCGACCGATTACTGCCAATACTGAGGTATGA
- the pseI gene encoding Pseudaminic acid synthase has translation MKDIMIGARLIGEGKPPFIVAEMSGNHNQSLERALAIVEAAAKAGAHGLKIQTYTAETMTLDINRGEFHIGDETSLWKGKSLYQLYDEAHTPWEWHRPILDRCRELGLIGFSTPFDLTAVDFLETLDVPCYKIASFENTDLPLIRRVAATGKPMIISTGMAGIGDLEETIRTARENGCHDIILLKCTSSYPATPENSNLRTIPHLRDLFDLPVGLSDHTLGIGAAVAGVAFGAAVIEKHFTLSRAEGGVDAAFSLEPEEMKMLVEETGRAFQALGKISYGTSEKEKKSLQFRRSLYVGADMKAGEMFTTENLRDIRPGYGLSPKYYDVVLGERVSRDVAKGTPVSWELIG, from the coding sequence ATGAAAGATATAATGATCGGGGCAAGACTTATCGGCGAGGGGAAACCGCCCTTCATTGTCGCCGAGATGTCGGGGAACCACAACCAATCGCTGGAGCGGGCGCTCGCCATAGTCGAGGCGGCGGCTAAAGCCGGAGCGCACGGCCTCAAAATTCAAACTTATACCGCCGAGACCATGACTCTCGATATCAATCGCGGAGAATTCCACATTGGCGATGAAACAAGTTTGTGGAAAGGGAAATCGCTTTATCAGTTGTATGATGAGGCGCACACGCCGTGGGAATGGCACCGGCCGATTTTGGACCGCTGCCGGGAACTCGGTTTGATTGGGTTCAGTACCCCCTTTGATCTTACGGCCGTTGATTTTCTGGAGACGCTCGATGTCCCCTGCTATAAGATTGCCTCGTTTGAGAATACCGATCTCCCTTTGATCCGGCGGGTGGCCGCCACCGGTAAGCCGATGATTATTTCGACCGGGATGGCCGGGATCGGCGATCTTGAGGAAACCATCCGGACGGCCCGCGAAAACGGCTGCCACGATATAATTCTTTTGAAATGCACGAGCAGTTACCCGGCTACGCCGGAAAACAGCAACTTGCGAACCATCCCGCATCTACGCGATCTGTTCGATCTTCCGGTCGGCCTGTCCGATCATACGCTCGGAATCGGCGCGGCGGTCGCCGGTGTCGCTTTCGGGGCGGCGGTTATCGAGAAGCATTTCACTCTCTCGCGCGCCGAAGGGGGAGTCGATGCGGCTTTCTCTTTGGAACCGGAGGAAATGAAGATGTTGGTCGAAGAGACCGGACGGGCTTTTCAGGCCCTGGGGAAAATCAGTTACGGAACCTCGGAGAAGGAAAAGAAATCGCTTCAATTCCGCCGTTCCCTGTATGTCGGGGCCGATATGAAGGCGGGAGAAATGTTCACGACCGAGAATCTTCGCGATATCCGCCCGGGGTACGGTTTATCGCCCAAATATTATGATGTGGTGCTGGGCGAGCGGGTGAGCCGCGATGTCGCCAAAGGGACGCCGGTATCATGGGAGCTGATCGGATGA
- a CDS encoding putative Capsule polysaccharide biosynthesis protein (Evidence 3 : Putative function from multiple computational evidences) → MSAPAINNICFVANFNKTEFFDRIAVRLRNKGCEIFWITVNRRLHDFLRARYPEKQILLINKTYIERPAEAIEDFKLQGLVFGDRVLRHMQTEGIKYLTNIQRPLYDFIATNHIGHIFGEITWAHEILALRLANRRKELRCRYLNPATIRIPNGRFAFFADEYQSVMVEKPEDKSDSAASSVIKLEKPDYLKLNDHLLKKSRSLGARVAKTKRFFTRENIDSLDPTLIDSDWLRLRIRLREEWNKETYRFVKTCTLDKFADKPYTLVTLHKQPEASIDVLGRYYDDQFQNIFNIRRFLPADWAVLVKEHTNAIGDRACGFYRNLQKIPGIFILNERTDSHEAIRRSSLVVTVSGTVAYEAALLEKTAFTLVPTFFNRLPFCLHVTWEDFRRAGSVRELIDRAKEGDENFARYLLQNSFAGIISDPISNPACMKEENITKVSEAFFEITGNKRRNYRVIFAEAGVSV, encoded by the coding sequence ATGAGCGCTCCTGCAATAAATAATATCTGCTTTGTCGCCAATTTCAATAAGACCGAGTTCTTTGACCGGATAGCGGTAAGACTTCGCAATAAAGGGTGCGAGATATTCTGGATCACGGTCAACCGGCGGCTCCATGATTTTCTCCGGGCTCGCTACCCGGAAAAGCAAATTCTTCTCATCAATAAGACCTATATCGAGCGGCCGGCGGAGGCGATCGAAGATTTCAAACTGCAGGGGCTGGTTTTCGGCGACCGGGTGTTACGGCACATGCAGACTGAAGGGATCAAATATCTGACGAATATCCAGAGGCCCCTGTATGATTTTATCGCGACGAACCATATCGGTCATATTTTCGGCGAAATCACCTGGGCCCATGAAATATTGGCGCTCCGACTGGCCAACCGCCGCAAAGAACTGCGGTGCCGTTATCTCAACCCGGCCACAATCCGAATTCCGAACGGCCGTTTCGCCTTTTTCGCCGATGAATATCAATCGGTGATGGTGGAAAAGCCGGAAGACAAATCTGATTCGGCCGCGAGTTCGGTCATAAAATTGGAAAAGCCGGATTATCTGAAATTGAATGACCATCTTTTGAAAAAATCCCGCTCCCTAGGGGCCCGTGTAGCCAAAACAAAAAGGTTTTTTACGCGGGAAAATATCGATTCGCTCGATCCGACCCTGATAGACAGCGATTGGCTCCGCCTTCGGATCCGGCTCCGGGAAGAGTGGAACAAAGAGACCTATCGCTTTGTCAAAACATGTACTCTCGATAAATTTGCGGACAAACCGTACACCCTGGTGACCCTTCACAAACAGCCGGAAGCGTCTATCGATGTCCTGGGGCGGTATTACGACGATCAGTTTCAGAATATTTTCAATATCAGGCGGTTTCTTCCGGCGGACTGGGCGGTGCTGGTCAAGGAGCACACCAATGCCATCGGCGACCGGGCCTGCGGATTCTATCGCAACCTGCAGAAAATTCCAGGGATATTTATTCTTAACGAGCGGACCGATTCGCACGAAGCGATCCGCCGGAGTTCGCTGGTGGTGACGGTTTCGGGGACAGTCGCCTACGAGGCGGCCCTGCTGGAGAAGACCGCTTTCACCTTGGTGCCGACCTTTTTCAACCGCCTGCCCTTCTGCCTGCATGTGACCTGGGAAGATTTCCGCCGGGCCGGGTCGGTGCGGGAATTGATAGACAGGGCGAAGGAAGGGGACGAAAACTTTGCCCGGTATCTTCTGCAAAACAGTTTTGCAGGAATCATAAGCGACCCGATTTCGAATCCGGCTTGCATGAAAGAGGAAAATATTACAAAAGTGTCCGAAGCCTTTTTTGAGATAACCGGCAATAAACGGCGGAATTATCGCGTGATATTTGCTGAGGCAGGAGTGTCAGTTTGA
- a CDS encoding Pseudaminic acid biosynthesis-associated protein PseG: MKVIIRTDSSELIGTGHLTRCLTLAEKLRADGAEVSFICRDLPGNMKTLVSKKGYKLHLLPQEKNSLSAGGYASWLGVRWYADADDTAQILATENPDLLVVDHYALDARWEERMRPYAGHIMVIDDLANRHHDCDIFLDQNYHDNPAGRYEMLLPDGCAALYGPQYALLRQEFAVARKNMVSNNDNVQRIFVFFGGIDPNNETMKALGAIGNLQIKDMVIDIVIGSANRNKDKIGEMVPSIAGATLHCQIDNMAELMAKADIAIGAGGTTTWERCCLGLPSVIIAVAENQIPIAESCHTAGVGIYLGRAEEVSSERIGEAFRSLIEQPSLLSEMKRKAREMCDGLGTDRVSRAIYKTVKAGVTA, encoded by the coding sequence CATCGGAACTTATCGGTACGGGGCATTTGACCCGATGCCTGACACTGGCGGAGAAACTTCGGGCCGACGGAGCCGAGGTATCGTTTATCTGCCGGGATCTTCCCGGTAACATGAAGACGCTCGTATCTAAAAAGGGATATAAACTTCATCTCTTGCCACAAGAAAAGAACTCTCTTTCTGCGGGGGGATATGCTTCATGGCTCGGGGTCCGCTGGTATGCCGACGCCGATGATACCGCGCAAATTTTGGCGACGGAAAATCCNGATTTGCTGGTGGTCGATCATTATGCTCTGGATGCCCGCTGGGAAGAACGGATGCGGCCATACGCCGGGCATATCATGGTTATCGACGATCTGGCCAACCGCCATCATGATTGCGATATCTTTCTGGATCAGAATTATCATGACAATCCGGCCGGACGCTATGAAATGCTTTTGCCCGACGGATGCGCGGCTCTTTATGGACCGCAATATGCCCTTCTTCGACAGGAATTTGCAGTTGCCAGGAAAAATATGGTGAGCAACAATGACAATGTTCAGCGCATATTTGTTTTCTTCGGCGGGATCGATCCGAATAATGAAACCATGAAAGCGCTCGGGGCGATCGGGAATTTGCAGATAAAAGATATGGTGATTGATATTGTCATAGGTTCGGCCAACCGGAACAAAGATAAAATCGGGGAAATGGTGCCATCGATCGCGGGCGCCACGCTTCACTGTCAGATCGATAATATGGCGGAGTTGATGGCAAAAGCCGATATCGCGATCGGGGCGGGTGGCACCACCACCTGGGAGCGGTGCTGTCTGGGCTTGCCGTCCGTGATTATCGCGGTGGCGGAAAATCAGATCCCGATAGCGGAATCTTGCCACACGGCCGGGGTCGGAATTTATCTTGGCAGAGCCGAAGAAGTTTCCTCGGAGCGGATCGGCGAAGCGTTCCGAAGTCTTATTGAACAACCGTCGCTCCTTTCTGAAATGAAACGCAAGGCAAGGGAAATGTGTGACGGTCTGGGGACAGATCGGGTCAGCCGGGCGATTTATAAAACAGTTAAAGCCGGAGTTACGGCATGA
- a CDS encoding membrane hypothetical protein (Evidence 5 : Unknown function), translating to MKYFVAILLIALSWTGTSLFVVGQAEFTLFMSLALFLIPILAGFLLYNNQRIKLYGTAAIAAYLLINFTFYSGEAKLSSMVYSLFFIIVFAVMINNRGIMPRTLFKKCLRFIIITYLVNIVLGQVLTLVAAGDTFMTGIIGRSFDLRVNEMRYFGFASEPSYAAFILIASFLALYLNSGKDERRSITIYGLIIIYEVWALHSIFGYLLFIILMLTVLMRENLRKVAIGVTVAFLIIIMGYAVMQYNATGRFLGLAKGIISGEIQSIAELGDLDSSTFMRIAPLVTYTDDLSYDDVRAYLGHGAAASTDYFTDQYYVNLNPDSKFNVLRPAFFPAFLYDYGLVGGLLVLWFMAKALRLKRRLFIAPIIGLLLLNANFNTQLFWFTVIIFAFSGYYQLISDSTSNETIIARESGGAKII from the coding sequence TTGAAATATTTTGTGGCAATCCTCCTGATAGCGCTTTCCTGGACTGGTACCAGTCTATTTGTTGTCGGGCAGGCCGAGTTCACGTTATTTATGAGTCTGGCGCTTTTTCTGATTCCGATTTTGGCTGGATTTTTACTCTATAACAATCAAAGGATAAAGCTTTATGGAACAGCCGCCATAGCGGCCTATTTGTTAATAAATTTCACTTTCTATTCTGGCGAGGCCAAGTTGTCTTCGATGGTTTATTCTCTGTTTTTCATAATCGTGTTTGCGGTTATGATCAACAATAGGGGCATCATGCCACGGACTCTTTTTAAGAAGTGCTTAAGATTCATAATAATCACCTACTTGGTAAACATTGTATTGGGTCAAGTCCTTACGCTAGTGGCGGCGGGTGATACATTTATGACCGGAATTATTGGCAGATCGTTTGACCTACGGGTGAATGAAATGCGTTATTTCGGTTTTGCAAGCGAGCCGTCGTACGCTGCATTTATCCTTATAGCATCTTTTCTTGCACTCTATTTGAATAGTGGCAAGGATGAGAGAAGATCAATCACAATATATGGCTTGATAATTATATATGAGGTATGGGCTCTTCATTCAATATTCGGGTATTTACTATTTATTATATTGATGCTGACCGTCCTTATGCGAGAAAATTTACGAAAAGTCGCCATTGGCGTAACGGTTGCTTTCCTTATAATTATAATGGGTTATGCCGTCATGCAATATAATGCCACAGGAAGGTTTTTGGGCTTGGCCAAAGGGATTATAAGCGGTGAAATTCAATCGATCGCCGAATTGGGCGATTTGGATTCCAGCACCTTCATGCGTATCGCCCCCCTCGTAACATATACCGATGATCTCTCCTATGATGATGTCAGAGCCTATCTTGGACACGGGGCGGCGGCATCTACGGACTATTTCACTGATCAATATTATGTCAATCTAAATCCGGATAGCAAATTTAACGTTCTTCGTCCGGCTTTTTTCCCGGCCTTTCTATATGATTATGGATTGGTCGGCGGGCTATTGGTATTGTGGTTCATGGCGAAGGCACTTCGCTTGAAAAGAAGGCTATTTATTGCGCCAATTATAGGGCTTCTTTTATTAAATGCAAATTTCAATACACAATTATTTTGGTTTACCGTGATCATTTTCGCTTTTAGTGGTTATTATCAATTAATTTCTGATTCGACAAGTAATGAGACCATAATAGCAAGGGAATCGGGAGGCGCGAAAATAATATGA
- a CDS encoding putative Glycosyl transferase group 1 (Evidence 3 : Putative function from multiple computational evidences) has protein sequence MRIGVDCHVLSGKNQGSRTYLTELYREIVQIPSDNEYVFLGYWDKIRPFGNDFQHISFPSKSRAKRLLFSAAELTRKIEIELFHSTYIVPFNLKAKSLLTIHDILFETMPKYFSRSFVMRSKILVRRAALSAEIIQTISKYSRTALMERYNLPEDRVRIVPCGVDLDLFSPVGKKESQTRIASRHGGLRDYIFTVGRLEPRKNHIGLINSYALLKKKIKFLPKLVIAGHPDFGYDEIYRHIAEKNLKEDILILGDVTPSELPDLYRAAHVFVYPSFAEGFGLPPLEAMACGIPVISSDRSAIPEVVGDGGILINPDNIEELAYSIERILDDSELAVSLGRRGRQNAEKWSWKNAAIEYLESLSLMREKKSHTNFKEAIF, from the coding sequence ATGAGAATCGGCGTCGATTGTCATGTATTAAGCGGAAAAAACCAGGGCAGCAGAACATATCTGACCGAACTTTATAGAGAAATCGTTCAAATCCCGTCAGATAATGAATATGTCTTTCTCGGGTATTGGGACAAAATACGACCGTTCGGTAATGACTTTCAGCACATATCCTTTCCCTCAAAGTCACGGGCCAAGCGCCTGCTATTTTCAGCGGCCGAGTTAACGCGTAAAATAGAAATCGAATTGTTTCATAGCACCTATATAGTGCCATTCAATCTTAAAGCAAAATCTTTACTCACGATCCACGATATTTTGTTTGAGACTATGCCGAAATATTTTTCGCGATCCTTTGTGATGCGAAGCAAAATATTAGTTCGGCGGGCCGCTTTATCGGCGGAAATAATTCAGACAATATCCAAATATTCCCGTACGGCCCTTATGGAAAGATATAATTTGCCGGAGGACCGAGTTCGGATTGTACCATGTGGAGTCGATCTCGATTTATTTTCTCCGGTCGGTAAGAAAGAATCGCAAACTCGAATCGCCAGTCGCCATGGCGGTCTTAGGGACTATATCTTCACGGTAGGGCGCCTCGAACCACGCAAAAACCATATAGGCCTAATAAATAGTTATGCACTCTTGAAGAAGAAAATAAAATTCCTGCCAAAACTAGTAATTGCCGGACATCCGGATTTTGGATATGACGAAATATATAGACACATTGCTGAAAAAAATCTAAAGGAAGATATCTTGATATTAGGTGATGTAACGCCGTCAGAATTGCCGGACCTTTATCGGGCGGCTCATGTTTTTGTTTATCCATCATTCGCTGAGGGATTCGGACTTCCGCCTTTGGAAGCGATGGCCTGTGGGATACCAGTGATCTCATCCGATCGTTCCGCCATTCCCGAAGTTGTTGGTGATGGGGGCATTCTGATAAATCCGGACAATATAGAAGAGCTTGCTTATTCAATTGAACGTATTCTTGATGATTCGGAACTGGCGGTGTCACTGGGGCGCCGGGGGCGACAGAATGCAGAAAAATGGTCATGGAAAAACGCGGCAATAGAATACCTCGAGAGTCTGAGTCTTATGCGAGAGAAAAAATCCCATACTAATTTTAAAGAGGCCATCTTCTGA
- a CDS encoding Formyl transferase domain protein: protein MRVLFLGPYRENIAAYLKSRGEEVTFTDAPLQAGAEILDSKDFLISYGYRHILKKDLLNRFPKRIINLHISYLPWNRGADPNLWSFVDNTPKGVTIHYIDAGLDTGEILYQEEIECGPDDTLRTSYKRLTVAIEALFMKVWPEIRSGRATSFPQPAGGTYRRLKDRERVEHLLTKGWDTPVADLIGKGVPAIQEVR, encoded by the coding sequence ATGAGAGTCCTCTTTCTTGGGCCATATCGCGAGAACATCGCCGCATATTTGAAATCTCGCGGCGAGGAAGTCACTTTCACCGACGCGCCGCTTCAAGCGGGCGCGGAGATTCTTGATAGCAAAGATTTTCTAATCAGTTACGGTTATCGCCATATTCTTAAAAAAGATCTTTTGAACCGCTTCCCGAAAAGAATTATCAATCTGCACATATCGTATCTGCCCTGGAACCGGGGCGCCGATCCGAATCTCTGGAGTTTTGTTGACAACACACCCAAAGGGGTCACGATTCATTATATCGATGCCGGACTCGATACCGGGGAAATTTTGTACCAAGAGGAAATCGAATGCGGCCCGGATGATACCCTTCGAACCAGTTACAAACGATTGACTGTCGCAATTGAAGCTTTGTTCATGAAAGTCTGGCCGGAAATACGAAGCGGGAGGGCCACATCGTTCCCGCAACCGGCGGGCGGGACATATCGTCGCCTCAAAGATCGCGAAAGAGTGGAGCATTTGCTCACTAAAGGATGGGATACCCCGGTGGCCGACCTTATCGGGAAAGGTGTTCCGGCGATTCAGGAGGTCAGGTAA